A single region of the Solwaraspora sp. WMMD406 genome encodes:
- a CDS encoding serine/threonine-protein kinase, which yields MGGVAHGGQPADGGGQLLGDRYRLIARLGVGGMSVVWRGHDEILGRQVAVKVLAPEFAPDQVVRNRIRVEAQAAARLCHPHITNVYDYGEAVRQDATLPYVVMELVDGESLAARLRREHRLPWRTAVVACAEVASALAAAHTSGVVHRDVTPANVMLTSTGVKVVDFGISALAGENDVGPDGNLLGTPAYLAPERLNGGQVSPATDVYAVGLLLYRSLTGRLPWQAATITQMLRAHLHTAPDPMPPVAGLPAEVVALTHRCLAKRPADRPTSEEVAKILAAAVGVNAGLSPSMVALPLQATPEAGGGSAAATAALPESDLVSVTSGLEVTGLDIAGSADDDPAVMDPAVMDPAVMDPAVMDPAVMDLDVPVEIPVDVPVAVAAGPDGAVGPAPAAPTTPSPPATPGAPRRRRLRTSWVQRRAEAAMISIGVLVVGTLVWAGAAPSTATERARQAVAAPPFGLTAQSPAPCQVDYQVRDDTGERFVAAVQVTNTGTAELTDWSLRFVFPGDQRLGAVEAVRWQQDGATVRLRPAPDAGPLPVGSSTVIQVDGTYQAANPLPLAFQLDDADCAVTVVGMTSRSAAPGDT from the coding sequence ATGGGTGGGGTGGCACACGGCGGGCAGCCGGCGGACGGCGGCGGGCAGCTGCTCGGAGATCGGTACCGGCTGATCGCGCGGTTGGGCGTCGGCGGGATGTCGGTGGTCTGGCGCGGCCACGACGAGATCCTCGGCCGTCAGGTGGCGGTCAAGGTCCTCGCCCCGGAGTTCGCCCCCGATCAGGTGGTACGGAACCGGATCCGGGTGGAGGCGCAGGCCGCCGCCAGGCTGTGTCACCCGCACATCACCAACGTCTACGACTACGGCGAGGCCGTCCGCCAGGACGCCACCCTGCCGTACGTGGTGATGGAGCTGGTGGACGGCGAGTCGCTGGCCGCCCGGCTGCGCCGGGAGCACCGGCTGCCGTGGCGCACCGCCGTGGTCGCCTGCGCCGAGGTGGCCTCGGCACTCGCCGCCGCCCACACCAGCGGCGTGGTGCACCGGGACGTCACGCCGGCCAACGTGATGCTCACCAGCACCGGCGTGAAGGTCGTCGACTTCGGCATCTCGGCGCTCGCCGGGGAGAACGACGTCGGGCCCGACGGGAACCTGCTCGGCACCCCGGCGTACCTGGCCCCGGAGCGGCTCAACGGCGGCCAGGTGTCACCCGCGACGGACGTCTACGCCGTCGGGCTGTTGCTCTACCGTTCGCTCACCGGCCGGCTGCCCTGGCAGGCGGCGACCATCACCCAGATGCTCCGGGCGCACCTGCACACCGCGCCGGACCCGATGCCTCCGGTGGCCGGGCTGCCGGCGGAGGTCGTCGCACTCACCCACCGGTGTCTGGCGAAGCGGCCGGCTGACCGGCCGACCAGCGAGGAGGTGGCGAAGATCCTCGCCGCGGCGGTCGGCGTGAACGCCGGGCTGTCCCCGTCGATGGTCGCCCTGCCGCTGCAGGCCACGCCGGAGGCCGGCGGTGGGTCCGCCGCCGCGACGGCAGCCCTGCCCGAATCCGATCTGGTGAGCGTCACCAGCGGCCTGGAGGTCACCGGCCTGGACATCGCCGGCTCGGCGGACGACGATCCGGCGGTCATGGATCCGGCGGTCATGGATCCGGCGGTCATGGATCCGGCGGTCATGGATCCGGCGGTCATGGATCTGGATGTTCCGGTCGAGATACCGGTCGACGTTCCGGTCGCGGTGGCCGCCGGTCCGGACGGTGCCGTGGGGCCGGCCCCGGCGGCACCGACGACCCCGAGTCCACCCGCGACACCGGGGGCACCCCGCCGCCGCCGACTCCGTACGTCGTGGGTGCAGCGTCGAGCCGAGGCCGCCATGATCAGCATCGGGGTGCTGGTGGTCGGCACCCTGGTCTGGGCCGGTGCCGCGCCGTCCACCGCGACCGAACGGGCCCGGCAGGCGGTCGCCGCGCCGCCGTTCGGTCTGACCGCCCAGTCGCCGGCTCCGTGCCAGGTCGACTACCAGGTCCGCGACGACACCGGGGAGCGGTTCGTCGCGGCGGTCCAGGTCACCAACACCGGTACGGCCGAGCTGACCGACTGGTCGCTGCGCTTCGTGTTCCCCGGCGACCAGCGGCTCGGCGCGGTCGAGGCGGTGCGCTGGCAGCAGGACGGCGCGACCGTACGGCTGCGACCGGCGCCGGACGCCGGACCGCTGCCGGTCGGCTCGTCCACCGTGATCCAGGTCGACGGGACCTATCAGGCGGCGAACCCGTTGCCGCTGGCGTTCCAGCTCGACGATGCCGACTGCGCGGTGACGGTCGTCGGGATGACCAGCCGGTCCGCCGCGCCGGGCGACACCTGA
- a CDS encoding TrkA family potassium uptake protein codes for MADRTATRATRTIVIIGLGRFGGQVADSMLRMGFDVLGVDSHAGVVQRWADRLTYVVQADSTDTEALRQLGLHDFQRVVVGIGSDIEASVLTVLSLTEIGVRDVWAKAVSGKHGKILRSVGAANVIFPEAAMGERVAHLITSKMLDFIEFDDGFSIAETRIPADAVGRRLAEAGIRSRYGVTVIGVKVPGERFTYARRETELPQGALLIVSGTTEQVQRFAANT; via the coding sequence TTGGCTGACCGTACCGCCACCAGGGCGACCAGGACCATCGTGATCATCGGGCTCGGCCGGTTCGGCGGCCAGGTGGCCGACTCCATGCTGCGGATGGGATTCGACGTGCTCGGTGTCGACAGCCACGCCGGGGTCGTGCAACGGTGGGCGGACCGGTTGACCTACGTCGTGCAGGCCGACTCGACCGACACCGAGGCGTTGCGACAGCTCGGGCTGCACGACTTCCAACGGGTGGTCGTCGGGATCGGTTCGGACATCGAAGCCAGTGTGCTCACCGTGCTCAGCCTCACCGAGATCGGCGTACGGGACGTCTGGGCCAAGGCGGTCTCGGGAAAGCACGGCAAGATCCTGCGCTCGGTGGGTGCCGCCAACGTCATCTTCCCGGAGGCGGCGATGGGCGAACGGGTCGCCCACCTCATCACCAGCAAGATGCTCGACTTCATCGAGTTCGACGACGGCTTCTCCATCGCGGAGACCCGGATCCCGGCCGACGCGGTCGGCCGCCGTCTGGCCGAGGCCGGCATCCGTTCCAGGTACGGGGTGACGGTCATCGGGGTGAAGGTGCCCGGTGAGCGGTTCACCTATGCCCGCCGGGAGACAGAGCTGCCGCAGGGCGCTCTGCTGATCGTCTCCGGCACCACCGAGCAGGTGCAGCGCTTCGCCGCCAACACCTGA
- a CDS encoding potassium transporter TrkG, which translates to MRRPLRNPARIVPIAFLGAITVGTGLMMLPASRSGPDPAPFVTALFTATSAVCVTGLAVTDTSTYWSPLGLALITVLTQLGGFGIMSLATLLGLLISRRLGLRSRLTAQAETSSLGLSDIRQVLLRIALIMLGCEAAITLLLAGRLWSAYDYPPARALWYGLFHAVQAFNNGGFALYSDGLVRFVGDAWICLPLIIGVVIGGLGFPALFELVRERRRPARWSVHTRLTIWGTLALICAGFLCFLTFEWTNPRTLGPLDLPSKLLAALFQDVMTRSGGFNTVDTGALNPETTAISIGMMFIGGGSASTAGGIKVTTFFLLAFVIWSELRGEHDVVIGHRRIAGASQRQALTVALIGVALVGTSTLALLSLTHQFAPEQVLYEATSAFATAGLSTGITGDLPAAAQLLLVVLMFVGRIGSVTLGSAIALNTRRKRFHYPEERPIVG; encoded by the coding sequence ATGCGCCGGCCGTTACGAAACCCCGCCCGGATCGTGCCGATCGCGTTCCTCGGCGCCATCACCGTCGGTACCGGCCTGATGATGCTGCCGGCGAGCCGGTCCGGACCCGACCCGGCACCGTTCGTCACCGCGTTGTTCACCGCCACCTCGGCGGTCTGCGTCACCGGGTTGGCCGTCACGGACACCTCGACCTACTGGTCGCCGCTCGGGCTGGCGCTGATCACCGTGCTCACCCAGCTCGGCGGATTCGGAATCATGTCGCTGGCCACCCTGCTCGGCCTGCTGATCTCGCGCCGGCTCGGCCTGCGCAGCCGGCTCACCGCGCAGGCCGAGACGAGCAGTCTGGGCCTGTCCGACATCCGCCAGGTCCTGCTGCGGATCGCCCTGATCATGCTGGGCTGCGAAGCGGCGATCACGCTGCTGCTGGCCGGCCGGCTGTGGTCGGCCTACGACTATCCGCCCGCCCGCGCCCTCTGGTACGGCCTGTTTCACGCCGTACAGGCGTTCAACAACGGCGGATTCGCCCTCTACTCCGACGGGCTGGTCCGGTTCGTCGGTGACGCGTGGATCTGCCTGCCGTTGATCATCGGCGTGGTGATCGGCGGACTGGGCTTCCCGGCGCTGTTCGAGCTGGTACGGGAACGCCGGCGACCGGCACGGTGGTCAGTGCACACCCGGTTGACGATCTGGGGCACGCTCGCGCTGATCTGCGCCGGCTTCCTGTGTTTCCTGACCTTCGAGTGGACCAATCCGCGTACCCTCGGCCCGCTCGACCTGCCGAGCAAGCTGCTGGCCGCGCTGTTCCAGGACGTGATGACCCGGTCCGGCGGCTTCAACACGGTGGACACCGGGGCGCTCAACCCGGAGACCACGGCGATCTCGATCGGAATGATGTTCATCGGTGGCGGCAGCGCCAGCACCGCTGGCGGGATCAAGGTCACGACGTTCTTCCTGCTGGCCTTCGTCATCTGGTCGGAGCTGCGCGGCGAGCACGACGTGGTGATCGGCCACCGCCGGATCGCCGGGGCCAGCCAGCGGCAGGCGCTCACCGTGGCGCTGATCGGTGTCGCCCTGGTCGGAACCAGCACGCTGGCGCTACTCAGCCTCACCCACCAGTTCGCGCCCGAGCAGGTGCTCTACGAGGCGACGTCGGCCTTCGCCACCGCCGGGCTGTCGACCGGCATCACCGGCGACCTGCCGGCGGCGGCGCAACTGCTGCTGGTCGTGTTGATGTTCGTGGGTCGGATCGGCAGCGTCACGCTGGGTTCGGCGATCGCGTTGAACACCCGGAGGAAGCGGTTCCACTATCCGGAGGAGCGACCGATCGTTGGCTGA
- a CDS encoding glycerophosphodiester phosphodiesterase, with translation MPRTLPIMLLAGALLASVAIPAAATATRPAQRGKPQAEAAPLVIAHRGASGYRPEHTLAAYQLAIRQGADYIEPDLVPTADGVLVARHENEISGTTDVADRAEFADRRTTKTIDGVSVTGWFTEDFTLAELRTLRALERLPQVRPTNTVFDGQFPVPTLQEIIDLARTESRRLGRTIGIYPETKHPTYFQSIGLPLEEPLVATLRRNRLTSRTDAVFIQSFETANLRKLSRMTDVRLVQLLNSSGRPYDFTVDGDPRTYADLATPAGLRWIAGYADGVGPNKDLIVPRDATGRLRTPTTLIRDAHRARLVVHAWTFRAENQFLPADHRIGTDPTARGDITAEYELFYGLGLDGVFADHPDTAVAARVGLP, from the coding sequence TTGCCGCGTACCCTTCCGATCATGCTGCTCGCCGGCGCGCTGCTGGCCTCCGTCGCCATCCCCGCCGCCGCGACCGCGACCCGGCCGGCCCAACGAGGCAAGCCACAGGCCGAGGCCGCTCCACTGGTGATCGCCCACCGAGGTGCCAGCGGCTACCGCCCGGAGCACACCCTGGCCGCCTACCAGTTGGCGATCCGGCAAGGCGCCGACTACATCGAGCCGGACCTGGTGCCGACCGCCGACGGCGTGCTGGTCGCCCGGCACGAAAACGAGATCTCCGGTACGACCGACGTGGCCGACCGGGCCGAGTTCGCCGACCGCCGTACCACCAAGACCATCGACGGCGTCTCGGTCACCGGCTGGTTCACCGAGGACTTCACCCTGGCCGAGCTGCGCACCCTGCGGGCCCTCGAACGGCTGCCGCAGGTTCGTCCGACCAACACCGTCTTCGACGGCCAGTTCCCGGTGCCGACGCTGCAGGAGATCATCGACCTGGCCCGGACCGAGAGCCGTCGGCTCGGCCGCACGATCGGCATCTACCCGGAGACCAAGCACCCGACCTACTTCCAGTCGATCGGCCTGCCGCTGGAGGAACCGCTCGTCGCGACCTTGCGCCGCAACCGGCTCACCAGCCGTACGGACGCGGTGTTCATCCAGTCGTTCGAGACGGCCAACCTGCGCAAGCTGAGCCGGATGACCGACGTACGGCTGGTGCAGCTGCTCAACTCCAGCGGCCGACCGTACGACTTCACCGTCGACGGCGACCCGCGCACCTACGCCGACCTTGCCACCCCCGCCGGCCTGCGGTGGATCGCCGGGTACGCCGACGGGGTCGGCCCCAACAAGGACCTGATCGTGCCGCGCGACGCCACCGGCCGCCTGCGTACCCCGACGACGCTGATCCGCGACGCGCACCGCGCCCGGCTGGTGGTGCACGCCTGGACGTTCCGGGCGGAGAACCAGTTCCTGCCGGCCGACCACCGGATCGGCACCGATCCGACCGCGCGCGGCGACATCACCGCCGAGTACGAGCTCTTCTACGGCCTGGGCCTGGACGGCGTCTTCGCCGACCACCCGGACACGGCGGTCGCCGCCCGGGTCGGACTGCCCTGA
- a CDS encoding DEAD/DEAH box helicase: protein MTGTVDRTEVRRRAEEVLHRLAGPAARLRDDQWRAIEALVVDRRRVLCVQRTGWGKSAVYFIATALLRTPDGRTDPTADPGTGAGAGAGPTVIVSPLLALMRNQVEAAERAGIRARTVNSANIDEWDEVTAEIQAGTVDVLLISPERLNNPDFRDTILPSLARTTGLLVIDEAHCVSDWGHDFRPDYRRIRTFLRELAPGTPVLATTATANARVTADVAEQLAGTGASGASAAPESSAAPESSAALGDTLVLRGPLDRRSLRLAVIDLPSPAHRLGWLAEHLDSLTGSGIVYTLTVAAAAETAEFLRSRGYPVAAYSGQSDDADRRAAEQDLLDNKIKALVATSALGMGFDKPDLGFVVHLGAPPSPIAYYQQVGRAGRALDGDRFAEVVLLPGAEDQAIWRYFASLAFPAEEQVRSVLAALERAGRPLSTQALEPMVDLRRTRLELMLKVLDVDGAVRRVRGGWAATGEPWHYDAARLRRVADARTAEQQIMREYAATGPAGPACRMEFLRRCLDDPQATVCGRCDRCAGPWLSDQVGAESLRAAQVFLGRPGVAIAAKKLWPAGLEAVGVPLRGRIDAREQALPGRAVGRLSDLGWGSRLRAVVGPGQPDGELPEDLAGAVIEVLADWARGDHPWPARPVGVVAVASRTRPTLVASTAGRIADVGRLPLLGAVRPTTSEPATGGRGNSAQRVRALHEMFAVPPDLASALAGLDGPVLLVDDLVDSGWTLTVVARLLCQAGAPAVLPFALATTS, encoded by the coding sequence ATGACGGGCACAGTCGACCGCACCGAGGTACGTCGCCGCGCCGAAGAGGTGTTGCACCGCCTCGCCGGCCCGGCGGCCCGGCTCCGCGACGACCAGTGGCGGGCCATCGAGGCGTTGGTCGTCGACCGGCGGCGGGTGCTCTGCGTCCAGCGCACCGGGTGGGGCAAGTCGGCGGTCTACTTCATCGCCACCGCGCTGCTGCGCACCCCCGACGGCCGAACCGACCCGACTGCCGACCCCGGTACGGGTGCCGGTGCCGGTGCCGGTCCGACGGTGATCGTCTCGCCGTTGCTCGCGTTGATGCGCAACCAGGTGGAGGCGGCCGAGCGGGCCGGGATCCGGGCCCGGACCGTCAACTCCGCCAACATCGACGAGTGGGACGAGGTCACCGCCGAGATCCAGGCCGGCACCGTCGACGTGCTGCTGATCAGCCCCGAGCGGCTCAACAATCCCGACTTCCGGGACACCATTCTGCCCAGCCTGGCCAGGACCACCGGCCTGCTGGTCATCGACGAGGCACACTGCGTCTCCGACTGGGGTCACGACTTCCGCCCGGACTACCGGCGCATCCGTACGTTCCTGCGGGAACTCGCCCCCGGTACGCCGGTGCTGGCCACCACCGCCACCGCCAACGCCCGGGTCACCGCCGACGTGGCCGAACAACTCGCCGGCACCGGCGCGTCCGGCGCGTCCGCTGCGCCTGAGTCGTCCGCTGCGCCCGAGTCGTCCGCAGCGCTCGGCGACACCCTGGTGCTGCGCGGACCGCTGGACCGGCGGTCGCTGCGGCTGGCCGTGATCGACCTGCCCAGCCCGGCGCATCGGCTCGGCTGGCTCGCCGAACACCTCGACAGCCTGACCGGTTCCGGCATCGTCTACACCCTCACCGTCGCGGCGGCCGCTGAGACCGCCGAGTTCCTGCGTTCCCGGGGCTACCCGGTCGCCGCCTACAGCGGCCAGTCCGACGACGCCGACCGGCGCGCGGCCGAACAGGACCTGCTCGACAACAAGATCAAAGCGCTGGTGGCGACCTCGGCCCTCGGTATGGGGTTCGACAAACCCGACCTGGGGTTCGTGGTGCACCTCGGCGCGCCACCCTCGCCGATCGCCTACTACCAGCAGGTGGGCCGGGCCGGCCGGGCCCTCGACGGCGACCGGTTCGCCGAGGTCGTCCTGCTGCCCGGGGCCGAGGACCAGGCCATCTGGCGCTACTTCGCCTCGCTGGCCTTCCCCGCCGAGGAACAGGTCCGATCGGTGCTCGCCGCGCTGGAGCGCGCCGGCCGGCCGCTGTCCACCCAGGCGCTGGAGCCGATGGTCGACCTACGGCGTACCCGGCTGGAACTGATGCTCAAGGTGCTCGACGTCGACGGCGCGGTCCGGCGGGTCCGCGGCGGCTGGGCCGCCACCGGCGAACCCTGGCACTACGACGCCGCCCGGCTGCGGCGGGTGGCCGACGCGAGGACCGCCGAGCAGCAGATCATGCGCGAGTACGCCGCGACCGGCCCCGCCGGCCCGGCCTGCCGGATGGAGTTCCTCCGTCGATGCCTGGACGACCCGCAGGCCACCGTCTGCGGTCGCTGCGACCGCTGCGCCGGACCGTGGCTGTCCGACCAGGTCGGCGCGGAGTCGCTGCGCGCCGCCCAGGTGTTCCTGGGCCGACCCGGGGTGGCGATCGCCGCCAAGAAGCTCTGGCCGGCCGGCCTGGAAGCGGTCGGGGTCCCGCTGCGCGGCCGGATCGACGCCAGGGAGCAGGCGCTGCCCGGCCGGGCCGTCGGCCGCCTGTCCGACCTCGGATGGGGTAGCCGACTGCGGGCGGTCGTCGGCCCCGGCCAGCCGGACGGGGAGCTGCCGGAGGACCTGGCCGGGGCGGTGATCGAGGTGCTCGCCGACTGGGCCCGTGGCGACCATCCGTGGCCGGCGCGGCCGGTCGGTGTGGTCGCGGTCGCCTCCCGGACCCGCCCGACGCTGGTGGCCAGCACCGCCGGGCGGATCGCCGACGTCGGGCGGCTGCCGCTGCTCGGCGCGGTGCGACCCACGACGTCCGAGCCGGCGACCGGCGGCCGGGGCAACAGCGCCCAACGGGTACGGGCGCTGCACGAGATGTTCGCCGTACCGCCGGATCTTGCCTCGGCGCTGGCCGGCCTCGACGGTCCGGTGCTGCTGGTCGACGACCTGGTGGATTCGGGCTGGACCCTGACCGTGGTGGCGCGTCTGCTCTGTCAGGCGGGTGCGCCGGCGGTGCTGCCGTTTGCCCTCGCCACCACCAGCTGA
- a CDS encoding C40 family peptidase — translation MAGHTAVLVTTVTAALFPVPAQAQANLADLTRRIDQAAHQLEAVVEQYNEIRVQLHANQERAGGLSSTITELDARLTARRDEVGLLAASTYRVNGSKPVVTLLTTASAEHFVDQLLIADVITRDRTRTIAELREARDRSEAARRAATALIEQQLLQEQQLAANRRQIEGEIRHLTELRNRQQALLSRSGAAAAGRSPAEDPAANRPSGTVTGRAAVAVAFAYAQLGKPYRWGSAGPGSYDCSGLTSAAWAKAGVRLPHNARRQFGVVTRVSRSQLAPGDLVFFYSNVQHVGIYVGDGKMIHAPRHGERVRVERIDYQPIRGYGRPG, via the coding sequence TTGGCAGGCCATACGGCCGTCCTCGTCACCACTGTCACCGCCGCGTTGTTTCCGGTGCCGGCTCAGGCCCAGGCGAACCTCGCCGACCTGACCCGTCGGATCGACCAGGCGGCACACCAGTTGGAAGCGGTGGTCGAGCAATACAACGAGATCCGCGTGCAGCTGCACGCCAACCAGGAACGCGCTGGCGGGCTCAGCAGCACCATCACCGAACTGGACGCCCGACTCACCGCCCGCCGCGACGAGGTGGGACTCCTCGCGGCCAGCACCTACCGGGTCAACGGCAGCAAACCGGTCGTCACGTTGCTGACCACCGCGTCCGCCGAACACTTCGTCGACCAGCTGCTGATCGCCGACGTGATCACCCGGGACCGCACCCGGACCATCGCCGAGCTGCGCGAAGCCCGGGACCGAAGTGAAGCCGCGCGCCGCGCCGCCACCGCGCTGATCGAGCAGCAGTTGCTGCAGGAGCAGCAGCTGGCGGCGAACCGGCGGCAGATCGAGGGCGAGATCCGGCACCTGACCGAGCTGCGCAACCGGCAGCAGGCGCTACTGAGCCGCTCCGGCGCGGCGGCGGCCGGTCGCAGCCCGGCGGAGGACCCGGCGGCCAACCGTCCGTCCGGGACGGTGACCGGTCGGGCCGCCGTCGCCGTCGCCTTCGCGTACGCCCAGCTCGGCAAACCGTACCGGTGGGGTTCCGCCGGACCGGGCTCGTACGACTGTTCCGGCCTGACCTCGGCGGCGTGGGCGAAGGCCGGGGTACGGCTGCCGCACAACGCACGTCGGCAGTTCGGCGTGGTCACCCGCGTCAGCCGGAGCCAGCTCGCCCCGGGCGACCTGGTCTTCTTCTACAGCAACGTGCAGCACGTCGGCATCTACGTCGGCGACGGCAAGATGATCCACGCGCCCCGGCACGGTGAACGGGTCCGCGTCGAGCGGATCGACTACCAGCCGATTCGCGGGTACGGCCGGCCCGGCTGA
- a CDS encoding SAM-dependent methyltransferase → MPEPLDAALADLRDLLLSPTLNRAVAAGRRRGATPSLTRAELRPVALRAGTHLQIVTTDGSRPSTRNVAPGPDAETAVDALLAEPFGNWHVETADATVQLRVTKKGDAQVYRVAASRPVGGPTGHDRAKQYLLDPADPLFTAIGANAAKRRQVDAFLRALAATLPDPLPAGPLRVVDLGCGNAYLTFAAYRYLVDRGAQVTVTGVDVREDQRRRNTALAAELGCADQVRFVAGTILDAPVEPPPDLVLALHACDTATDEALARAVAWRAKWVLAAPCCHHDIAAQLRRAPAPDPYGPLVSAGILRERFADVLTDTLRATLLRAHGYRVDVVEFIDSQHTPRNLLLRARRGGGGDREAHQRAYAELTTAWPVSPRLAALLVSRP, encoded by the coding sequence ATGCCGGAACCACTGGACGCCGCCCTCGCCGACCTGCGCGACCTGCTCCTCAGCCCGACGCTGAACCGAGCCGTCGCGGCAGGTCGGCGACGCGGCGCCACCCCGTCACTCACCCGCGCCGAACTCCGGCCGGTCGCGCTGCGCGCCGGCACCCACCTGCAGATCGTCACCACCGACGGATCGCGCCCGTCGACCCGCAACGTGGCTCCCGGTCCGGACGCCGAAACCGCCGTCGACGCGCTGCTCGCCGAACCGTTCGGCAACTGGCACGTCGAGACCGCGGACGCCACCGTACAGCTGCGGGTGACCAAGAAAGGCGACGCTCAGGTGTACCGGGTCGCGGCCAGCCGCCCGGTCGGCGGCCCGACCGGCCACGACCGGGCCAAACAGTATCTGCTCGACCCGGCCGATCCACTGTTCACCGCGATCGGCGCCAACGCGGCGAAACGTCGGCAGGTCGACGCGTTCCTGCGGGCGCTCGCCGCCACCCTGCCGGACCCGCTGCCCGCCGGTCCGCTGCGGGTGGTCGACCTCGGCTGCGGAAACGCCTACCTGACCTTCGCCGCGTACCGTTATCTGGTCGACCGGGGCGCGCAGGTCACAGTGACCGGTGTGGACGTCCGCGAGGACCAGCGCCGCCGCAACACCGCGTTGGCCGCCGAACTCGGCTGCGCCGACCAGGTCCGTTTCGTGGCCGGCACCATCCTCGACGCGCCCGTCGAGCCACCGCCCGACCTGGTCCTCGCGCTACACGCCTGCGACACCGCGACCGACGAAGCGCTCGCTCGGGCGGTCGCCTGGCGGGCGAAATGGGTGCTCGCCGCGCCCTGCTGCCACCACGACATCGCCGCCCAGCTGCGCCGCGCGCCGGCACCGGACCCGTACGGACCCCTGGTCTCCGCCGGCATCCTGCGGGAACGCTTCGCCGACGTCCTCACCGACACGCTGCGCGCGACGCTGCTGCGGGCACACGGCTACCGGGTCGACGTGGTCGAGTTCATCGACTCCCAGCACACCCCACGCAACCTGCTGCTGCGCGCCCGCCGGGGCGGGGGCGGCGACCGGGAGGCACACCAGCGGGCGTACGCCGAGCTGACCACCGCCTGGCCGGTCAGCCCACGGCTGGCGGCCCTGCTGGTCAGTCGACCGTGA